A section of the Sandaracinaceae bacterium genome encodes:
- a CDS encoding calcium-binding EGF-like domain-containing protein → MTPPDTGVGDDSGISSDAGPGDDDAGPGDDDAGPGDAGRPDPCDPNPCMNGGTCSAPADAPVCDCDGTGFRGDTCETAIPSTIGVSWDDSPTLEETDEAGQTPTASWNNALGAGPGQGDDGMKADLVGADGVATGVAVSWSCQDIETTTLSGGPSADHTMMFQGCRSWQRMGDATFTIENLNAHFPDGYDVVVYIGRGGGFPASHMATFTLDVGSDSVMGAVMPTFDGTYDLLEGAGDGGNYYVSPMHTEDTLTLDLAATGAATLPTAAVNGIQLIAR, encoded by the coding sequence GTGACCCCCCCGGATACCGGGGTCGGCGACGACTCCGGCATCTCGAGCGACGCGGGGCCTGGCGACGACGACGCGGGGCCTGGCGACGACGACGCGGGTCCCGGTGACGCGGGCCGACCGGACCCGTGTGACCCGAACCCCTGCATGAACGGCGGCACCTGCTCCGCCCCGGCAGACGCGCCGGTCTGCGACTGCGACGGAACCGGCTTCCGTGGGGACACCTGCGAGACGGCCATCCCGTCCACAATCGGCGTGAGCTGGGACGACTCGCCCACCCTCGAGGAGACGGACGAGGCCGGGCAGACTCCGACGGCGAGCTGGAACAACGCGCTCGGCGCGGGCCCGGGGCAGGGTGACGATGGCATGAAGGCCGACCTGGTCGGCGCGGACGGCGTCGCCACTGGCGTCGCGGTGAGCTGGTCCTGTCAGGACATCGAGACCACCACGCTCTCGGGTGGACCGTCAGCGGATCACACCATGATGTTCCAGGGCTGCCGGTCCTGGCAGCGCATGGGCGACGCCACGTTCACGATCGAGAACCTCAACGCGCACTTCCCGGACGGCTACGACGTCGTCGTCTACATCGGTCGTGGCGGCGGCTTCCCCGCGAGCCACATGGCCACCTTCACCCTCGACGTCGGCTCCGACAGCGTCATGGGCGCGGTCATGCCCACCTTCGACGGCACCTACGACTTGCTCGAGGGCGCGGGCGACGGCGGCAACTACTACGTCTCGCCGATGCACACCGAGGACACCCTCACGCTGGACCTCGCAGCCACCGGCGCCGCCACGCTGCCCACCGCCGCGGTCAACGGCATCCAGCTCATCGCTCGTTGA